Proteins encoded in a region of the Streptomyces violaceoruber genome:
- a CDS encoding Acg family FMN-binding oxidoreductase, giving the protein MSTYSPRVDAAALETVLDAAVAAPSIHNTQPWRFRVETATGLLQVRADRTRVLPLADPRRRAQYLSVGAAVLNLRVAAAHMGWEPVVRLLPDPHDADLLAEVRPTGSGGNPPDYRWLYPSVERRHTSRLPFTGRPVPEHVVAEMTAAAQSEGARLYVPDIVSTWRLLEPIAVAETRNRTSSGRITETRHWLTAPGTVSPYGIPLTALGPQDLSGRIPMRDFSGPLPVPHPPARRFERHAQVALLWTAHDRPQDWLRAGQALERVLLTATARGVRTSMLHQAMEWPDLRAAARLPQQRCNPQILIRFGYGPEGGQAPRARVPEPDRPSARPRERET; this is encoded by the coding sequence ATGTCCACGTACAGCCCGAGGGTCGACGCCGCCGCGCTGGAGACGGTGCTGGACGCGGCGGTGGCGGCGCCGTCGATCCACAACACCCAGCCGTGGCGCTTCCGCGTGGAGACGGCCACCGGCCTGCTCCAGGTCCGGGCCGACCGGACACGGGTCCTGCCGCTGGCCGACCCCCGGCGGCGCGCCCAGTACCTCTCCGTGGGAGCCGCCGTCCTCAACCTCCGTGTCGCGGCCGCGCACATGGGCTGGGAACCGGTCGTCCGACTGCTGCCCGACCCGCACGACGCCGACCTGCTGGCCGAGGTTCGGCCGACCGGTTCCGGTGGGAACCCGCCCGACTACCGGTGGCTGTACCCGTCGGTCGAACGCCGCCACACCAGTCGTCTGCCCTTCACGGGCCGCCCGGTGCCCGAGCACGTGGTCGCGGAGATGACCGCGGCGGCCCAGTCCGAAGGCGCACGGCTCTACGTTCCGGACATCGTGAGTACCTGGCGTCTGCTGGAACCGATCGCCGTGGCCGAAACCCGCAACCGCACCAGCTCGGGACGTATCACCGAAACGCGCCACTGGCTCACCGCCCCCGGAACCGTCAGCCCCTACGGCATCCCGCTGACCGCGCTCGGCCCGCAGGACCTGAGCGGCCGCATACCGATGCGGGACTTCTCCGGCCCGCTGCCCGTGCCCCACCCGCCGGCCCGCCGTTTCGAGCGCCATGCCCAGGTGGCCCTGCTGTGGACCGCCCACGACCGGCCGCAGGACTGGCTGCGCGCGGGGCAGGCCCTGGAACGCGTACTGCTGACGGCGACCGCGCGCGGAGTGCGCACGTCGATGCTGCACCAGGCGATGGAGTGGCCGGACCTGCGCGCGGCGGCCCGTCTCCCGCAGCAGCGGTGCAACCCGCAGATCCTGATCAGATTCGGGTACGGACCGGAGGGCGGGCAGGCGCCCCGCGCCCGCGTACCGGAGCCCGACCGGCCGTCCGCTCGGCCGAGAGAGCGGGAAACCTGA
- a CDS encoding pyridoxamine 5'-phosphate oxidase family protein, whose amino-acid sequence MSSEDGFRALERAECLRLLGSAPVGRIVYTREALPAVLPVNFSLDTDASVVLRTSAGSDLVRAVDGAVVAFEADAFDAHDRSGWSVVVTGRATVVTDPAARARLAENGPRSWVVSRDGLYVRIESEMVTGREIAGVG is encoded by the coding sequence ATGAGTTCCGAAGACGGCTTCCGCGCACTGGAGCGGGCGGAGTGCCTGCGTCTCCTGGGCAGCGCCCCGGTCGGTCGCATCGTGTACACCCGTGAGGCGCTGCCCGCTGTGCTGCCGGTCAACTTCTCGCTTGACACCGACGCCTCGGTGGTGCTCCGCACCTCGGCGGGATCCGATCTCGTACGGGCCGTCGACGGGGCGGTGGTCGCGTTCGAGGCGGACGCCTTCGACGCCCACGACCGGTCCGGGTGGAGCGTCGTCGTCACCGGGCGGGCCACTGTCGTGACCGACCCCGCCGCACGAGCGCGCCTGGCGGAGAACGGCCCGCGCTCCTGGGTGGTTTCGCGCGACGGGCTCTACGTACGGATCGAGTCCGAGATGGTCACCGGGCGGGAGATCGCAGGCGTCGGCTGA